GCCGCTCGCGCCCAGATTGCCCCGCAGGCCGGCCGGCACGGGGGTCAACAGGGCCAGCAGCGCCAGGGGCAGACCGGAAAAGGACAGCTCCCCGGACCCGAGGCGGAACGGGCCGCGCAGCTGCAGCCGCACCGGCTCTCCGGTGAGGGCCAGGTCCACGTCCTGGCCGGGCAGCCACAGATGGCCGTCGACACGCAGGTCGGCCCGGGTGTCCACCAGCCGGGGGCCCTCCAGGGTGGCGTCCAGGTTGAAGCGGGCAGCGAGCCTCTCCAGCCGCTCGGCCGTGCTGAGGCCGCTGAGGGGATCCTGCCGTGCCCCCCGCAGGGCGGCGCGGGCCCGGTCGAGGGCGGCCAGCTGGTCGTCCAGGCTGCCGCCGAGGGTGTCGATCAGCAGGGTGCCCAGATCCATGGCGGAGCCCTGGGTGATCGGCCCTTCGCCCTGCCAGCGCGGCCAGGCCTCCAGCAGCTGGCGCACCAGCGGATCCCGCAGGTTGCGGCCGGTGATCGTGGCCCGGAAGGGTCCCTTCCAGCGCCCGCGCCAGTCGATGGCGATCTCGCCGGAGCTGAGCGGCTCCACCTCGAGGCGGGCCCGGTAGCGCCGCTCGGTGTAGCTGCCCTCGATCGTGGTGCTGCGTGCCCAGACCCCCAGCAGCACGGGCCGCTCCAGGCGGGCCTCTCCCCGGAACGCCAGGGGCTGCAGTTCCAGCTCCCCGCCACCGCTGAGGTTGCCCTGCAGGGGCTGGCGTTGACTGCGGGGCCCCAGGGTGAGCAGCAGGCCGTCGAGGGGAAAGCTGTCGGCGGTCCAGCGGTAGAGACGGGGCGTGCCGCGCAGCGCCAGCTCCCCGCTGCCGCGCCGCAGCACCACCGTGCGGGGAACCCAGCGTCGATCGAGACTCGCCTCCAGGGCGGCGGTCTCCGCCGTGCCGCTGGCCTCCATGGCCAGCCGCCCGCCGCCGGCAGGATCCCCGAACCAGTTGCCCACCCAGGTTTCCGACACCCGAAGCGGTCCCGCCCCCGGAGCGCTGACCCTCAGATCGAAGTCGGGGGTGAGACCGGTGAGCGGTCCGCGGATGGTGCCGCTGGCCTGAAGCACCCCCTCCAGGCTGGTGCCAACCAGGGCACCGAGCTTGGGGAGGGGGTAATCGCGCAGGGTCAGGCGCAGATCGAGCGGACCCAGCCGGGGCTCCTGGCCGGGCTGGAGCCGCAGGGGCAGGGATCCGCTGGCCGTGAGGTGATCGCTGCGGAACCGGTCCAGGCGCAGCCGCTGGTCCTGCCAGCGAAGCCGCCCGGTCCAGCTGCCCAGCACGGGATTGCCGGGCTGGCGCAGATCGGTTTCCACCAGCGGGGTGGGCCATGGCCCTTCGACCCGGAGCCGTCCGGTCACCGCGGCGCCGATCAGATCCAGAGGCGTGTCTGGCGGCAGGGGCAGGTCCGCGGGCTGCAGCCGCCAGTCGCCGCGCAGCTTCAGCTGCCGCCCCACCTCACCGCTGGCCTTCAGCCAGGAGCCGCGGCGGCGGATCTCCAGGGTGTCGACAGCCAGCTGCTGGCGGTTCCAGCGGGCCTGCAGACCCACCCGGCCCGACAGGTCCCCCCAACGCCAGTCGGTGGGAACCAGAGAGAGGCTCTCGCCACGGCAGCGCAGCCGGGGATTCTGCACACCGACGGGCGGATTCGATCCGGGGGCCTGCCACTCCACCTGCCGCAGGCGCAGCTCACCCTGGCAGTCGGGCCGCCCATCCCGCCAGCCCAGACGGACGCGGCCATCGCCGCTGCCCTGGAGGGCTCCGGGAAGACCCAGCAGCCGCGCCGGCAGCTGCAGGGGAAAACCCTGGCTCAGCACCTCGGCCTGGAGCCGCTGCTGGCCCCAGTTGCCCTTCGCCACCAGACGCACCCTGCCATCGCCGGCCACCCCGCGCCCGTCCAGCGGCTGCAGGGAACCCCGCACCTGAATCGCCTCCTCGTGCACCTGAAGCTCGGCGCCGGCCTGCACCGCCAGGCGCAGCTGACGGGAGGCCTCGGGCGCCGGGCGGATCGTCACCCGTGCCGGCTGCTGCATGCGCAGGCGCAGATCCAGCCTCGGCGGCGGGACGTCGGGATCTCCCGCGCCGAACACCCAGTACTGGCCCTGGGCGTTGCGGCGCAGGTCCACCTCCAGGCCCGCCAGGGTGAGCTGCAGCACCGGCAGCCGGCGCCGCAGGCTCGAGACCGGATCCAGGCTCACCGAGAGCCGGGAGGCCCGCAGGCTGGAACCGTCCGCCCTGCCGGGCAGCACCCGGGTGGGGCCGAGCCTCAGGCCCGCCCAGCCGAAGCCGCGGTAGTCGCCCAGCTGGAGGGGATGGCCGAGGGCCTTGCCGATCTGCTGCTCCAGGCGGGGCCGGACATGGCCATAGACCGACCGGGCCACATGGTCGGAGGAACCGATGGCAAGAGCCGTCACGCCCAGCCCGGCCAGAAGAGCGACGGGCAGGCCGCTGGGGCGCCGGGGGCCTCCCGGCCTCTGCCGTCGCCGGCGGGACGGGGCGGGGGGTTCCGGCGGAATCCGCTGGTCTGGCAACCCCTCCCCATGGCCTGGTCCGGGGGTGTGCTCAGGCAACTCCGCCATGCCCCCGGGGCTGCCCTTGCGTTGGTCGGGCGCAATATAACGGCGTTGCCCAGCCCTCCCCAGCCCATGCCCACCGACCCGATTCTCTTCAGCGCAGGGGAGTGGCTGGGCGCCGCCAGCGGGCTTCTGGCCATCGCCACGATCGCCGGCTTCCTGCTGCGCTGGGGGATCCGCTTCCGGCTGGTGGGCATCACCAGCTTCACGGCCCTGCTGGCGCTGTCGTGCCTGGCCTTCGCCGTGAGTTACCGGCCCCGGGTCAGCGTCGAAGGCGCCATGAGCGTGCCGGTGGTGTTCGACAACGGCGGCGATCTCGTGATCGCCGCAGCGGCGGCGGATTTCCCCGCCGGTGCCGAGGCGGCCACGGTGGAACAGGTGGCCCGCAACCTGCGGGGCAGCGGCCGCAACACCTCCGAGGGCCTGGTGACCGTGCGCCTGCGGCGGGTGGAGCCCCTGGGGCCCGGGCTGAGCGCCCCGAAGGTGCTGGCCGAGGCCCACCGTGACCTGCGCGACGGCAGTGTGGTGGTGACCCCCAGCGGACAACCCTGAGCCGGAACGACCCTGAACGCCAATACCCGCTCCGGGGACAGCCCTACCTGGACCCTTCCCCCCCACTTCTCACGGGAACGCCGGCAGCTGGAGGCCGCCGGCATTGCCAGCTGGCCTTCCCTGGCCGCGATGGACGATGCCACGCTGCGGCAGCTCGGGCGCTCCGGGGGAGCCAGCGAAGCCCGGATGGTGCGGCTGCGGGGCCAGGCCCGGCTGATCGTGGAGGTGGGGCTTGAACCCGCCGACGCCGCCCTGCTGCTCCACGCCGGGGTGCCGGACCGGCGGGCCCTGGCCGAGGCCGACCCGCAGCGGCTGCTGGTGCAGATGGGACGGCTGCAGCGCCGCCTCACCGGCATGGCGGCGCCCCTGATCAGCCTGGGCACGCTCCAGGGCTGGATCCGGCGGGCCCGCGGCTAGGGGCCGCCGGGACAGAAACTGACCCTCACAACCGGAACAATCCGCGCCCCACTCCTAGATCGGAGTCAGATGAGGGCAGACGATGGTCTCCTGCCACCACCACCGGACCCGCAACCGCCCCCGGCAGCTGAGCGTTCCGTCGCCCGGCGCCCGGCACAGGCCGAGGCGCCCCGGCCTGCACCGCTTCCCCGTGGCGGCGGCGCTGCTGGCCCTGGTTTCCGTTGGCATCGCCCCCCTGGCCTTCACCGCGCCGCCGGCCTGGAGCCAGTCCCAGATACTCGACAGCGTCAAGCGCAACCCCGGCAAGGCCAAGCAGATCTGCGCTCAGCTGCGGCAGATGAATGCCGAGGGCGTGTCCTACACGAGCCGCAAGGCCACCCGTCAGATCGCCCAGCAGGAAGGACTCACCCCGGGCGATGCCGAGGTGCTCACCACCTACGTGGTGGGGTTGCACTGTCCCGACGTGCGCTGAATGGGGCCAGGGCCGCTCCCGGGTGGACCGCCCCCCCACCACGACGCCTGGCTCACCTGCCGCGACGGCGTGAGGCTCGTGAGCCGCATCTGGAGCCCGCCGGGCCAGGGGCCCTGGCCGGTGCTGCTGATGCGGCAGCCCTACGGCCGGGCCATCGCCTCCACCGTCACCTACGCCCACCCCAGCTGGTACGCCGCCCACGAGTTCCTCGTGGTGATGCAGGACGTGCGAGGGCGCGGCGACTCCGAAGGGGAGTTCGGCGGCTTCGCCCAGGAAGCCCGCGACGGAACCGACACCCTGCAGTGGGTCAGGACGCTGCCCCGCAGCAATGGTCGGGTGGGCTGCTACGGCTTCTCCTACCAGGGGCTCACCCAGCTGCTGCTGGAGCCTGACGGCCCCCTGCCGGACTGCCTGGCACCGGCGATGGCCGGCCTGGATGAGCGGCTGCACTGGGCCAGCAGCGGCGGTGCCCACTGGTGGGCCCTGGGGCTGGCCTGGGGCCTGCAGCTGGCGGCCGAGGGCTGCCGGCGGCGGGGCGATGCGGCCGGATGGAGCGAGATCCGCCGCAGCCTGGCCAGCCAGTCCTTTCTGGAGAACGGCATGGAGCTCCTCGGCCGCTTCGATGCCGCAGGGATGGCCCGGGCCTGGCTGGGGCGGGATGCCGCCGACAGGGCCGACTGGCGGCGGCATCCGGTGCCCGAGGCGCTCTGGCGCCGGCCGATGCTGCTGATCGGCGGCTGGCACGATCCCCACCTCGAGGGGGTGCTCGATCTCTGGCAGCGGGCGCGGCGCCATGGCGGCCATCCCCTGCTGCGAATCGGGGCCTGGAGCCACCTCGACTGGCACGGAGGTATCGACACCCTCCTGCTGGCCTTCTTCCGGCGCCATCTGCAGGGGCAGGGCGACGCGGCCGGGCTCCGCGACGATCCGGCCGTGGCCATTGCGCTGCAGGACGGCCGCAGCGGGGCCTGGCGGGCCGCCGGGGAGGCGGCTCAGGCCCTGGCCACTTCTCCTCGCGCCGCTCCCGAGCCGCCATGGCGGCTCGGGGTGAGCCCTGGGGGCTGTGCGACCAGCTGCGGCGGACGCCTGGCCGCCTCGGTGGAGGGGATGGCGCAGCCCTGGGTGGCCCTGGTGCATGACCCCTGGCGGCCGGTGCCGGGCCGTGGCGGCCATCTCGGCCTGGATGCGGGGCTGTGTGACCGGGCCGATCTGGATCAACGCCGGGATGTGGCCTGCTTCACCGCTGAGCCGCTGCAGCAGGCCTGCCTGGTGGAGGGGCGGCCGAGGCTCGATCTGGTGCTGCGAGCCGACCAGCCCGGTTTCGATCTGTGCGTGGCGCTCTCGGCCGTGGCGGCGAATGGAACGGAGGTGCGCCAGCTCTGCACCGGCGTGCTGCGCTGCCGCGGGGAGCGCTGCCTGGAACCCGCTGAGCACCGGATCCGACTCCAGCCCCTGAGCGTGAGGCTCGAGCCGGGCGAGCGGCTGCGCCTCTCCCTGGCCGGAGCGGCCTGGCCCCAGGTGGCGGTGAATCCCGGGAACGGGGAGC
This sequence is a window from Cyanobium sp. PCC 7001. Protein-coding genes within it:
- a CDS encoding translocation/assembly module TamB domain-containing protein, encoding MAELPEHTPGPGHGEGLPDQRIPPEPPAPSRRRRQRPGGPRRPSGLPVALLAGLGVTALAIGSSDHVARSVYGHVRPRLEQQIGKALGHPLQLGDYRGFGWAGLRLGPTRVLPGRADGSSLRASRLSVSLDPVSSLRRRLPVLQLTLAGLEVDLRRNAQGQYWVFGAGDPDVPPPRLDLRLRMQQPARVTIRPAPEASRQLRLAVQAGAELQVHEEAIQVRGSLQPLDGRGVAGDGRVRLVAKGNWGQQRLQAEVLSQGFPLQLPARLLGLPGALQGSGDGRVRLGWRDGRPDCQGELRLRQVEWQAPGSNPPVGVQNPRLRCRGESLSLVPTDWRWGDLSGRVGLQARWNRQQLAVDTLEIRRRGSWLKASGEVGRQLKLRGDWRLQPADLPLPPDTPLDLIGAAVTGRLRVEGPWPTPLVETDLRQPGNPVLGSWTGRLRWQDQRLRLDRFRSDHLTASGSLPLRLQPGQEPRLGPLDLRLTLRDYPLPKLGALVGTSLEGVLQASGTIRGPLTGLTPDFDLRVSAPGAGPLRVSETWVGNWFGDPAGGGRLAMEASGTAETAALEASLDRRWVPRTVVLRRGSGELALRGTPRLYRWTADSFPLDGLLLTLGPRSQRQPLQGNLSGGGELELQPLAFRGEARLERPVLLGVWARSTTIEGSYTERRYRARLEVEPLSSGEIAIDWRGRWKGPFRATITGRNLRDPLVRQLLEAWPRWQGEGPITQGSAMDLGTLLIDTLGGSLDDQLAALDRARAALRGARQDPLSGLSTAERLERLAARFNLDATLEGPRLVDTRADLRVDGHLWLPGQDVDLALTGEPVRLQLRGPFRLGSGELSFSGLPLALLALLTPVPAGLRGNLGASGTYRLGGPEPELAIAMTLDGAAVGETSLALERGAVAVADDMLTLDLAVRAEGASSNIELAGTVPLNPATEGMELRLASRDDGLRFLTELAGPEVAWKQGAGDLQLLVRGSLNRPIANGFLRFRDTTMVLAGQTVEDLQATMLFDFEQLFLQEFTARVGQGGSVSGSGSLGLLKPAFTEAEEPSRLQIVLKDVPFALPRVKAEVAGTLVVSGSLAELDLSGALAVARGSINVQPAEVGSTGEDSVPKLALEGWRFERPLVLYGPGVESQASASLRDLLPRFSVVGFDNLRLTLGPDLTVGVPNLASFASEGLLTINGRLDPTLEARGVVRLRRGRLTLFTTTFSLDPDAPNVAVFTPSAGLIPYVDIALQTRVSDSLRVGALGASGSYAPSVAEIEAQGGANSLDQLNLVRVYLSVSGPADRLADTISLRSSPPLPEDRLLALIGGNSLAGLTGAGAGAALATVVGQSLLSPLLGTLSDAFNQRLSFALYPAYVNQSVGSGSERRSERVPPQLVLGAEIGLDITERFNASVLAAPNRSDVPPQLNLNFKASELINLQGSVDTEGVWQTQLQVFFRF
- a CDS encoding DUF4332 domain-containing protein encodes the protein MNANTRSGDSPTWTLPPHFSRERRQLEAAGIASWPSLAAMDDATLRQLGRSGGASEARMVRLRGQARLIVEVGLEPADAALLLHAGVPDRRALAEADPQRLLVQMGRLQRRLTGMAAPLISLGTLQGWIRRARG
- a CDS encoding DUF2518 family protein, whose amino-acid sequence is MPTDPILFSAGEWLGAASGLLAIATIAGFLLRWGIRFRLVGITSFTALLALSCLAFAVSYRPRVSVEGAMSVPVVFDNGGDLVIAAAAADFPAGAEAATVEQVARNLRGSGRNTSEGLVTVRLRRVEPLGPGLSAPKVLAEAHRDLRDGSVVVTPSGQP
- a CDS encoding CocE/NonD family hydrolase codes for the protein MGPGPLPGGPPPHHDAWLTCRDGVRLVSRIWSPPGQGPWPVLLMRQPYGRAIASTVTYAHPSWYAAHEFLVVMQDVRGRGDSEGEFGGFAQEARDGTDTLQWVRTLPRSNGRVGCYGFSYQGLTQLLLEPDGPLPDCLAPAMAGLDERLHWASSGGAHWWALGLAWGLQLAAEGCRRRGDAAGWSEIRRSLASQSFLENGMELLGRFDAAGMARAWLGRDAADRADWRRHPVPEALWRRPMLLIGGWHDPHLEGVLDLWQRARRHGGHPLLRIGAWSHLDWHGGIDTLLLAFFRRHLQGQGDAAGLRDDPAVAIALQDGRSGAWRAAGEAAQALATSPRAAPEPPWRLGVSPGGCATSCGGRLAASVEGMAQPWVALVHDPWRPVPGRGGHLGLDAGLCDRADLDQRRDVACFTAEPLQQACLVEGRPRLDLVLRADQPGFDLCVALSAVAANGTEVRQLCTGVLRCRGERCLEPAEHRIRLQPLSVRLEPGERLRLSLAGAAWPQVAVNPGNGELPPGPVTAGHRIITVWMSTASAQLHLEPFPWVEAGAN